Proteins encoded in a region of the Gopherus flavomarginatus isolate rGopFla2 chromosome 19, rGopFla2.mat.asm, whole genome shotgun sequence genome:
- the POLR2J gene encoding DNA-directed RNA polymerase II subunit RPB11-a has product MNAPPAFESFLLFEGEKKITINKDTKVPNACLFTINKEDHTLGNIIKSQLLKDPQVLFAGYKVPHPLEHKIIIRVQTTPDYSPQEAFTNAITDLISELSLLEERFRVAIKDKQEGIE; this is encoded by the exons ATGAACGCGCCGCCGGCCTTCGAGTCCTTCCTGCTCTTCGAGGGGGAGAAGAA GATCACAATTAATAAGGATACAAAAGTACCAAATGCCTGTTTGTTTACAATCAACAAGGAAGACCACACACTTGGAAATATTATCAAATC GCAATTACTGAAAGACCCTCAGGTGTTGTTTGCAGGATACAAGGTCCCACATCCTCTggaacataaaatcatcattcgAGTTCAGACCACTCCTGATTACAGTCCCCAGGAAGCTTTCACCAATGCTATCACGGACCTGATCAGTGAGCTCTCCCTTCTAGAGGAGAGATTCAGG GTTGCTATCAAAGATAAACAAGAAGGAATTGAATAG